The following proteins come from a genomic window of Panicum hallii strain FIL2 chromosome 8, PHallii_v3.1, whole genome shotgun sequence:
- the LOC112903776 gene encoding fibrous sheath CABYR-binding protein-like: MLTAGEETGGGTTASSEAAGSSTTAADMVSDDATTTNRAQAADPTTAARSTGGRGHPPKVRGVLGREESPPSRSGPQSAEAPLGGSGPQPAPESSASAPEGPPSETAPEATGPRGPEPEATTPPRPEAARQEEDARPAAAIEAPAAAPGAEVGPSPAEPAAERAAAAVEAVAPEAAEAAGTAAPEAAEVTSAAVPPAEEEEPELQEARNREVAALQQEKAATRREVVALERQIAAEEKMLAASEKEQAALELANQAKKAAAVADAHEAFLAELAASREAEVAARLQELQERGKAIEEELAARTQRLQEWEVALREREAKVEELLAEWSASVDRITSWVGAVNPVLEALGPNPIRVSGASSPLGAAL; this comes from the exons ATGCTAACAGCCGGAGAGGAGACCGGAGGAGGCACGACAGCCTCCTCCGAGGCAGCAggctcctccaccaccgccgctgACATGGTGTCCGacgacgccaccaccaccaaccGAGCCCAGGCCGCAgaccccaccaccgccgccagaaGCACCGGCGGCCGGGGACACCCGccaaaggtccggggggtcctcggcagggaggaaaGTCCCCCCAGCCGCTCGGG GCCCCAATCTGCAGAGGCACCACTCGGgggatccggcccccagccagcgccggaaTCTTCGGCGTCGGCTCCAGAAGGGCCCCCGTCCGAGACAGCTCCAGAAGCCACCGGACCTAGGGGTCCGGAGCCAGAGGCCACCACACCGCCACGACCCGAAGCCGCCCGCCAAGAGGAGGACGCCAGGCCCGCAGCGGCGATCGAGGCGCCTGCAGCCGCGCCGGGCGCCGAGGTCGGGCCCTCTCCAGCTGAGCCAGCAGCAGAGAGGGCCGCTGCCGCGGTAGAGGCTGTAGCGCCAgaggcagcggaggcggcggggacagcggcaccggaggcagcTGAGGTTACCAGCGCCGCCGTCCCACcagcggaggaggaagaaccggag CTGCAGGAGGCACGCAACCGGGAGGTGGCAGCGCTCCAGCAGGAGAAGGCGGCCACACGGCGGGAAGTGGTAGCCCTTGAGCGGCAgatcgcggcggaggaaaagatGCTGGCGGCGTCCGAGAAGGAGCAGGCCGCCCTGGAGCTGGCCAACCAGGCCAAGAAGGCGGCGGCAGTGGCCGACGCGCACGAGGCCTTCCTCGCGGAGCTGGCGGCATCCCGCGAAGCAGAGGTGGCGGCCCGGCTCCAAGAACTCCAGGAGCGGGGAAAGGCCAtagaggaggagctggcagccagGACACAGAGGCTCCAGGAGTGGGAAGTGGCCCTccgggagagggaggccaaggtggaggagctcCTGGCGGAGTGGAGCGCCAGCGTCGACCGGATCACAAGTTGGGTCGGCGCGGTGAACCCTGTGCTAGAAGCGCTGGGACCCAACCCTATCCGGGTATCGGGGGCCTCTTCTCCACTTGGCGCTGCCCTCTAG